In Oligoflexia bacterium, a single genomic region encodes these proteins:
- the prmC gene encoding peptide chain release factor N(5)-glutamine methyltransferase: MTIGEAIVWGKHQLTQAEKDDAGLAPAIFLQSICHYTNIQLYLQTDTVLTSLQEQQYKDCIAARAQGKPVAYIMGEKEFYGLDFKVNENVLIPRPETELIVDEVLSLHHQGIEFKSILDVGTGSGALAVTLKHYLPYAQVTAVDISEKALELAQFNAQKHATQINFIISDLLQNVKQSYDLIVANLPYVSWSDKMSLSQEVRHEPEEALFADQEGLGLYIRFIKQAAKQLNPKGMVLCEFGIDQSRAIKKIFEQSTFTVLKNIKDLSQIDRVIVAQLSQ; encoded by the coding sequence ATGACCATCGGTGAAGCCATTGTCTGGGGAAAACATCAGCTAACTCAAGCTGAAAAAGATGACGCAGGATTAGCTCCAGCCATTTTTTTACAATCTATTTGTCACTATACTAATATACAACTTTATTTACAAACGGACACAGTGCTAACTTCCTTACAAGAGCAACAATATAAAGATTGTATTGCAGCAAGAGCTCAAGGTAAACCGGTAGCCTACATTATGGGTGAAAAAGAGTTTTATGGCCTTGATTTTAAGGTCAATGAAAACGTCTTAATCCCAAGACCAGAAACAGAGCTTATTGTAGATGAAGTGCTTAGCTTGCATCACCAGGGGATAGAATTTAAATCTATTTTAGATGTGGGTACTGGAAGTGGGGCTTTGGCAGTTACACTCAAACATTATTTACCTTATGCGCAAGTAACAGCAGTGGATATCAGTGAAAAAGCATTAGAGCTTGCACAGTTTAATGCGCAAAAACATGCCACACAGATAAACTTCATCATTTCAGATCTTTTGCAGAATGTGAAGCAAAGTTATGATTTGATAGTTGCCAATTTACCCTATGTATCCTGGTCAGATAAAATGAGCTTGAGTCAAGAGGTGAGGCATGAACCGGAAGAAGCTTTGTTTGCAGATCAAGAAGGTTTAGGGCTATATATTAGGTTTATAAAGCAAGCAGCAAAGCAGCTAAATCCAAAAGGAATGGTGTTATGTGAGTTTGGCATAGATCAAAGTCGTGCCATAAAAAAAATCTTTGAGCAAAGTACTTTTACAGTGTTAAAGAATATCAAGGATTTAAGTCAAATTGACCGAGTGATTGTGGCCCAGTTAAGTCAATGA
- the prfA gene encoding peptide chain release factor 1: protein MLEHLKDVEKRFEALSNRLSLPEVVSNQKEFQKLSKEYADLRELVETYRQYRKITEEIAGAREMVQLADDPDMVSLAKAELEELEKKEEDFERDLKLLLLPKDPNDDKNVILEIRAGTGGDEAALFAADILRLYLRYAENLNWKIEVMSKSETGLGGIKEIIILIQGQGAYSQLKYESGVHRVQRIPQTETSGRVHTSAVTVAVLPEADDVDVKVEEKDLKIDVMRAGGPGGQSVNTTDSAVRVTHIPSGIVVICQDEKSQHKNKAKALKVLKSRLLEAEIAKKQEEESSFRKSMVGSGDRSERIRTYNFPQNRLTDHRIGLTSHKLDLIMEGDLEEVITALRTSFQAELLKEAAQ, encoded by the coding sequence ATGCTGGAGCATTTAAAAGATGTTGAAAAGCGGTTTGAAGCTTTATCAAATCGGCTATCCTTGCCAGAAGTTGTTAGCAATCAAAAAGAGTTTCAAAAATTATCCAAAGAATATGCTGACTTGAGAGAGTTGGTCGAAACCTACAGGCAGTATAGAAAAATCACAGAAGAAATAGCTGGAGCAAGAGAGATGGTTCAGCTTGCGGATGATCCAGACATGGTGAGTTTGGCTAAGGCTGAGCTGGAAGAGTTAGAAAAAAAAGAAGAAGATTTTGAGCGTGATCTAAAATTACTTTTACTTCCTAAAGACCCCAATGATGACAAAAACGTTATTTTAGAAATCAGAGCGGGAACCGGTGGCGATGAAGCTGCTTTATTTGCAGCAGATATATTGCGTTTGTATTTGCGCTATGCGGAAAACCTCAATTGGAAGATTGAAGTTATGTCAAAGAGTGAAACAGGTTTAGGTGGAATTAAAGAGATCATTATTTTGATTCAAGGCCAAGGTGCTTACAGTCAACTCAAATATGAGAGTGGTGTACACAGAGTACAAAGAATTCCTCAAACAGAAACCAGTGGGCGTGTACATACTTCAGCAGTTACCGTTGCGGTTTTACCTGAAGCTGATGATGTGGATGTTAAAGTTGAAGAAAAAGATTTAAAAATAGACGTAATGCGAGCTGGTGGTCCCGGTGGTCAGAGTGTTAACACCACAGACTCTGCAGTAAGGGTTACGCATATTCCATCTGGTATTGTTGTTATTTGTCAGGATGAAAAGTCACAGCACAAAAACAAAGCCAAGGCTTTAAAAGTTTTAAAATCAAGATTGCTGGAAGCTGAAATTGCAAAAAAACAAGAAGAAGAATCTTCATTTAGAAAATCTATGGTGGGAAGTGGTGATCGAAGCGAGCGCATTCGTACCTACAATTTTCCACAAAATCGACTAACAGATCATAGGATAGGTTTAACGTCACACAAATTGGACTTAATTATGGAAGGTGATTTAGAAGAGGTTATCACAGCCTTAAGGACATCTTTCCAAGCAGAACTACTCAAAGAAGCAGCCCAATAA
- the rpmE gene encoding 50S ribosomal protein L31, protein MKKDIHPEYNTVNVSCTCGNSFETRSTVDEIRVEICSACHPFYTGNQRLVDTEGRIDRFKKKYGSK, encoded by the coding sequence ATGAAAAAAGATATTCATCCAGAATACAATACGGTTAATGTTTCTTGTACATGTGGAAACTCATTTGAAACCCGCTCTACCGTTGACGAAATTAGAGTTGAGATTTGTTCAGCTTGCCATCCTTTTTACACAGGTAACCAACGTTTGGTAGATACCGAAGGTCGTATTGATCGCTTTAAGAAAAAGTACGGCAGCAAGTAA
- the hutH gene encoding histidine ammonia-lyase, translating to MHNQFELDGYNLNLNTVAIYAKEEGQVTQFSFSQEAKARVKKARDFVLECVKKGEPVYGINTGFGALSSVNIAAKDTAELQVNLIRSHCTGVGKPLNREIVRAMILIQTQSLLKGHSGVQEDIIQRLIDFLNHDIVPVVPEKGSVGASGDLAPLAHIAYCLMGEGQVVYQGKTMQASQAVQQLDLKPVVLGPKDGIGLINGTHLMAAQAVIAVDHAQYLMDIADFILAMSLDALQGSIRAFDEDLHALKAHPGQVETAQRVRQYLKGSDILKNHENCTRVQDPYSLRCAAQVYGACKQTLRHAKEVLNTELQAVTDNPIVFADKGESISGGHFHGQALAFIMDYLAMGLAEVCNIAERRVVKLLNPTFSQLPAFLAKGSGLHNGLMIAQYTMASLVAENRIFCHPASVDSVSTSNDKEDHVSMGPNAGRKLMQVIDNVYHCLAIEALCAAEAIELLRPLKSSNRIETAVKVIREQCPQVNEDRFLSKDINAIESIIRQKNLYV from the coding sequence ATGCACAATCAATTTGAGTTGGATGGATACAATCTTAATTTAAACACTGTAGCGATTTATGCCAAAGAAGAAGGGCAAGTTACTCAGTTTAGTTTTTCGCAAGAGGCTAAGGCTAGAGTTAAAAAAGCGCGCGATTTTGTTTTAGAGTGTGTCAAAAAAGGCGAACCTGTGTACGGGATCAATACCGGTTTTGGAGCACTTTCATCAGTCAATATTGCAGCCAAGGATACGGCGGAGCTGCAAGTCAATTTGATTCGTTCGCACTGTACGGGTGTGGGCAAGCCCTTAAACAGAGAAATTGTCCGGGCCATGATCTTGATTCAAACGCAAAGTCTTCTCAAAGGTCATTCTGGTGTGCAAGAAGACATTATTCAAAGGCTCATTGATTTTTTAAACCATGACATTGTGCCCGTGGTTCCAGAAAAAGGCTCAGTAGGGGCTTCTGGGGATTTAGCACCTTTGGCTCACATTGCCTACTGTTTGATGGGTGAAGGTCAGGTTGTTTATCAAGGCAAGACCATGCAAGCCAGTCAAGCTGTGCAACAACTTGATTTGAAACCCGTTGTTTTAGGCCCCAAAGATGGTATAGGTTTAATCAATGGTACGCATTTAATGGCGGCGCAGGCAGTGATCGCCGTTGACCATGCTCAATACCTGATGGATATCGCTGATTTTATTTTAGCCATGAGTTTAGATGCTTTGCAAGGTTCAATCAGAGCTTTTGATGAAGACTTGCATGCGCTTAAAGCTCATCCTGGGCAAGTAGAAACAGCGCAAAGAGTCAGACAATATCTTAAAGGTTCAGATATTTTAAAAAATCACGAAAATTGTACACGCGTGCAAGACCCTTATTCTTTGCGTTGTGCAGCGCAAGTGTATGGAGCCTGCAAACAAACCTTACGCCATGCCAAGGAAGTGTTGAATACTGAGTTGCAAGCAGTCACCGATAACCCTATTGTTTTTGCAGATAAGGGTGAGAGTATTTCTGGAGGACATTTTCATGGACAAGCTTTGGCTTTTATCATGGATTACTTGGCCATGGGCTTAGCAGAAGTGTGCAATATTGCTGAACGAAGAGTGGTAAAGTTACTCAACCCAACTTTTTCCCAGTTGCCAGCCTTTTTAGCCAAGGGTTCAGGTTTGCACAATGGTTTAATGATTGCCCAATACACCATGGCATCCTTGGTGGCAGAAAATAGGATTTTTTGCCATCCAGCCTCAGTGGATTCAGTCTCAACCAGCAATGATAAGGAAGATCATGTGTCCATGGGGCCCAATGCAGGAAGGAAACTCATGCAGGTCATTGACAATGTCTACCATTGTTTAGCCATTGAAGCTTTATGTGCTGCTGAGGCCATTGAGTTGCTAAGACCCTTAAAAAGCTCAAATCGGATTGAAACCGCTGTAAAAGTGATTAGAGAGCAATGCCCACAAGTCAATGAAGATCGATTTTTAAGTAAGGATATCAATGCCATAGAAAGCATTATCCGCCAAAAAAACTTATATGTTTGA
- the hutU gene encoding urocanate hydratase produces the protein MNTDWIKDLDLSHITVPTGQTLHTKGWQQEAVLRMLLNNLDHRVAEDPQQLIVYGGTGKAARNRECLEAILYELCQLEDKQTLLVQSGKPVGVIQTHPDAPRVMIANSNLVPKWATWEHFHELDQKGLMMYGQMTAGSWIYIGSQGIIQGTYETFAAAAQKHYQQDNLAGKLVVTAGLGGMGGAQPLAAKIAKACSLSADIDKARIQRRLDDKYLDVLADSIDEAIDLALEHTQQQRNTSIGVHCNAVDLLQALLDRNITPDLLTDQTSAHDPLNGYVPQGLSMQAALDLRHNDPKSYTQKSLDTMVKHVTLMNQLMERGAHTFDYGNNLRGFAKENGMQDAFRFEGFVPKYIRPLFCEGSGPFRFVALSGDPQDIEHCDQALLELFPEEEKLKNWLLAAKEHIPFQGLPSRICWLKYGQRQQAALKFNELVANGTLKAPIVIGRDHLDCGSVASPNRETEGMKDGSDAVSDWPLLNLMSSTASGATWVSFHHGGGVGMGYSQHAGLVVLVDGSEACKQRLSRVLNNDPQMGVLRHCDAGYEEALDFAQQHNIHIPMVKHK, from the coding sequence ATGAATACCGATTGGATTAAAGACTTAGATTTGTCTCATATCACTGTGCCCACTGGACAGACTCTACATACCAAAGGCTGGCAGCAAGAAGCCGTGTTGCGCATGTTGCTCAATAACTTAGACCATAGAGTGGCTGAAGATCCACAGCAGCTGATTGTTTATGGCGGAACCGGTAAAGCTGCTCGTAACCGAGAATGTTTAGAAGCTATCTTATATGAATTGTGCCAACTTGAAGACAAGCAAACCCTATTGGTCCAATCTGGTAAACCTGTGGGTGTGATTCAAACCCATCCAGATGCACCCAGAGTGATGATTGCCAACTCTAATCTGGTGCCAAAATGGGCCACCTGGGAACATTTTCATGAGCTGGATCAAAAAGGCTTGATGATGTACGGACAAATGACCGCTGGTTCATGGATTTACATTGGCAGCCAAGGCATTATTCAAGGCACCTATGAAACCTTTGCCGCAGCTGCTCAAAAACATTATCAACAAGATAATTTAGCTGGTAAACTTGTTGTCACCGCTGGTCTTGGCGGTATGGGCGGTGCCCAGCCCTTGGCCGCAAAAATAGCCAAAGCTTGTTCCTTAAGTGCAGACATTGATAAAGCGCGCATTCAAAGACGCTTGGATGATAAATATTTAGATGTCTTGGCCGACTCTATTGATGAAGCCATTGATTTGGCCTTAGAGCATACCCAACAACAACGCAATACCTCTATTGGCGTGCATTGTAATGCGGTTGATCTTCTGCAAGCTTTATTGGACAGAAATATTACGCCTGACTTACTCACTGATCAAACCTCCGCGCATGACCCTTTAAATGGTTATGTTCCACAAGGTTTAAGTATGCAAGCCGCATTGGACTTAAGACACAATGATCCAAAAAGTTATACGCAAAAAAGCTTGGATACCATGGTCAAACATGTAACGCTTATGAATCAATTGATGGAGCGTGGTGCGCATACCTTTGATTATGGTAATAACCTGCGTGGTTTTGCAAAAGAAAATGGTATGCAAGATGCCTTTCGTTTTGAGGGCTTTGTACCCAAGTACATCAGGCCATTATTTTGTGAAGGCTCTGGACCATTCAGGTTTGTGGCTTTAAGTGGCGATCCACAAGACATTGAACACTGCGATCAAGCTTTATTGGAATTATTCCCAGAAGAAGAAAAACTTAAAAATTGGCTTTTGGCCGCCAAAGAGCATATTCCTTTTCAAGGTTTGCCCAGTCGTATTTGTTGGCTAAAATACGGTCAACGCCAACAAGCTGCTTTAAAATTTAATGAGCTGGTCGCCAATGGAACCCTTAAAGCACCTATTGTGATTGGCAGAGATCATTTAGACTGTGGCTCTGTTGCCAGTCCTAATAGAGAAACCGAAGGCATGAAAGACGGATCTGATGCGGTATCAGACTGGCCTTTACTCAACTTAATGTCTTCTACCGCCAGCGGTGCAACTTGGGTGAGCTTCCACCATGGGGGTGGTGTGGGTATGGGCTACTCACAACATGCTGGTTTGGTGGTTTTGGTCGATGGCAGCGAAGCATGCAAACAACGTTTAAGTCGGGTTCTCAATAACGACCCGCAAATGGGTGTTTTACGTCACTGTGATGCTGGCTATGAGGAAGCACTTGATTTTGCTCAACAACACAATATTCATATTCCCATGGTCAAGCACAAGTAA
- the hutI gene encoding imidazolonepropionase, translated as MKTLIAHLNQLQHFDAQAQILQMQDCHILIDQDGRLEQISETPIHYNEDVHLIDGKSLLGLPAFIDCHSHSIFAGNRAHEFEMKCQGKSYMDIAKAGGGILSTKVATEQASDTDLLSLLEQRIKKFKAQGVYGLEIKTGYGLSHAQEVRQLRLLKQLQKTAPIKLWITYLGAHAIPKDTTKENYMYSICNETLPLIAQENLADFIDIFVDEGFFSSEDLKVLIDVCQKLKLKVKAHIDEIKNLGAADIAAKHKIVSVDHCRHTKPKQLNALYEADVQVVYLPATSFYINEGFVHMQDIRPTGVKPAISLDYNPGSQPSMSWPFLLHLGMKKMGMTEEELLYATTIAPLKALHEDLSHWSFTEGQNCKLNLFNAKSLSELAYRYGENLLNQSLISF; from the coding sequence ATGAAAACATTAATTGCTCATTTGAATCAATTACAACACTTTGATGCTCAAGCTCAGATACTGCAGATGCAAGACTGTCATATATTAATTGATCAAGATGGAAGGCTTGAACAAATCTCTGAGACCCCTATTCACTATAATGAAGATGTCCACTTAATTGACGGTAAATCTTTGTTAGGTTTACCCGCCTTTATTGATTGTCACTCACACAGTATTTTTGCCGGTAATCGAGCACATGAGTTTGAAATGAAATGTCAGGGCAAGTCTTATATGGATATTGCCAAAGCTGGTGGAGGAATTTTATCTACAAAGGTTGCTACTGAACAAGCCAGTGACACTGATCTTTTGTCTTTACTAGAACAACGCATTAAAAAGTTTAAAGCACAAGGCGTCTATGGCCTAGAAATTAAAACGGGCTATGGTTTAAGTCATGCCCAAGAGGTTAGACAGCTGCGTTTATTAAAACAGTTACAGAAAACCGCACCCATTAAATTGTGGATCACTTATTTGGGCGCACATGCTATTCCTAAAGATACAACTAAAGAAAACTATATGTATAGCATCTGCAATGAGACGCTTCCCTTAATAGCCCAAGAAAATCTAGCGGACTTTATTGATATCTTTGTCGATGAAGGTTTCTTTTCTTCTGAGGACCTAAAAGTTTTGATTGATGTTTGTCAAAAACTTAAGCTTAAAGTAAAAGCCCATATTGATGAGATCAAAAATCTTGGGGCTGCCGATATTGCAGCTAAACATAAAATTGTTAGTGTCGATCATTGCCGACATACCAAACCAAAACAATTAAACGCTTTGTATGAAGCTGATGTACAAGTGGTTTATTTACCGGCTACCAGTTTTTACATCAACGAGGGTTTTGTCCACATGCAAGACATTCGTCCTACCGGCGTCAAACCAGCCATCAGTTTAGACTACAATCCGGGTTCTCAGCCCAGCATGTCCTGGCCATTTTTACTGCATTTAGGCATGAAAAAAATGGGCATGACTGAAGAAGAGCTGCTGTATGCAACAACAATTGCACCTTTAAAAGCTTTGCATGAAGACCTTTCTCATTGGTCATTCACAGAAGGTCAAAACTGTAAACTCAACCTTTTTAACGCCAAAAGCCTATCTGAATTAGCCTACAGATACGGTGAAAACTTATTAAATCAATCACTTATATCTTTTTAG
- a CDS encoding formimidoylglutamase → MTHQFTNHFHSPKDYAAKARASIGSHCLTKDFNQAQWFMMGVPDDRGVKNNYGREGAKEGPRAFREAFYNLSLGSSAPALGSIYDLGDIKLTQDIASSHEQLKNIISQIKSIYTQSKILIIGGGHDIAYAEIAGCLSSSKAAHNHHIINLDAHSDVRPYEANQVISSGTPFYRLITECGILGKHYHPFGLQKASNNAQLVEWMIRQNIAATWLDDMPTDAQQQEIFSQLIAAMNSIPWHLNVDLDAFAVSHAPGVSAQASFGLSPNLLLNLTPYKESLNSLQSLGIYELAPIYDIEHRTARLAAKIAYNVMAACKL, encoded by the coding sequence ATGACCCATCAATTTACAAACCATTTTCATTCTCCAAAAGACTACGCTGCAAAAGCAAGAGCTAGCATTGGCTCACACTGTTTAACAAAAGACTTTAATCAAGCTCAGTGGTTTATGATGGGCGTTCCAGATGACCGAGGGGTAAAAAATAACTACGGTCGTGAAGGAGCAAAAGAAGGTCCCAGGGCATTTAGAGAGGCTTTTTATAATCTGTCATTGGGTTCAAGTGCACCTGCTCTAGGCAGCATCTATGATTTAGGTGATATAAAACTCACCCAAGATATTGCCAGCAGCCATGAGCAGCTCAAAAATATTATTAGTCAAATCAAATCAATCTACACGCAAAGTAAAATTTTAATCATTGGTGGCGGACACGATATTGCTTACGCTGAAATTGCTGGCTGTTTAAGTTCTTCAAAAGCCGCTCACAATCATCATATTATCAATTTAGACGCTCACAGTGATGTAAGACCTTATGAAGCCAATCAAGTCATTTCTAGCGGGACTCCCTTTTACAGACTGATTACTGAATGTGGTATCTTAGGCAAACACTATCATCCTTTTGGTTTGCAAAAAGCATCCAACAACGCCCAACTCGTTGAATGGATGATACGTCAAAATATTGCTGCTACTTGGCTAGACGATATGCCTACTGATGCTCAACAACAAGAAATTTTTTCTCAACTGATAGCAGCTATGAACAGCATACCATGGCACTTAAATGTAGACCTAGATGCTTTTGCTGTTAGTCATGCGCCAGGCGTGAGTGCCCAAGCTAGCTTTGGCCTGAGCCCTAATCTATTACTCAATTTAACCCCCTATAAAGAGAGTCTAAACTCCCTGCAAAGCCTAGGCATTTATGAACTTGCTCCCATCTACGACATAGAGCACAGAACAGCACGGCTGGCTGCAAAAATAGCTTACAATGTCATGGCTGCTTGCAAACTCTAA
- a CDS encoding long-chain fatty acid--CoA ligase: protein MNKTFDQQQTVPSIFFRHVHKHARKPVFADYINDSWQWLSWQEAAQIIASYALHLQSLGIEKGDTVAIMGENSSAWIMADLAIQSLGAVTVPLYPSGSRQQTEYILNHANVKIALLGESVLSHPAFKTLGHYQSLKHVLSISPKTTLSSPIPQLDKTNLNNNNINILISHINSIDPESLSSIIYTSGTTGQPKGVMLSHKNIFFNAWHCSRVVDDIGPNDCHLAFLPLCHAFERTAASYTCMMTACKIAFADDINKVSIYLGQVNPSLMFTVPRVLEKVHTAILNKLHPMPLRIGKLILQYIELNSDPVNMSNMKFSQKLLLALLKKTFFKRIAHKFGKRLRYIVSGGAALNPDLSKFFKGIGLVILQGYGQTEASPVISTNRPDNPKTDTVGPPLPDVIYKIDPESHELMVKGPSIMMGYYKNDEATQNAFSEDGYLKTGDIAQIDADGHIVITDRIKDIIVSSGGKNIAPSPIENALKSNPYIENACVIGEGRKYLSVLIAPDHHGLEQWIKRRQLKHLLELNSNERLQQPEILKHYQAIIDTINDSLASYETLKYFTLLEEAFCQENNTLTPTLKLKRKEIRQHYKQQIDAMYR, encoded by the coding sequence GTGAACAAAACCTTTGATCAACAACAAACTGTCCCTTCAATTTTTTTTAGGCATGTTCACAAACATGCACGTAAACCTGTATTTGCTGATTATATCAACGATTCTTGGCAATGGTTATCTTGGCAAGAGGCGGCCCAAATCATTGCTTCTTATGCCTTGCATTTGCAGAGCTTAGGCATAGAAAAAGGCGATACTGTGGCCATCATGGGAGAAAACAGCTCGGCCTGGATTATGGCTGATCTTGCCATTCAAAGTTTAGGTGCCGTAACTGTACCTTTGTATCCCAGTGGATCCAGGCAACAAACTGAATATATTTTAAATCATGCAAATGTAAAAATTGCTCTCTTAGGTGAATCAGTGCTCAGCCATCCTGCATTTAAAACGCTTGGTCACTACCAATCCTTAAAGCATGTTTTATCTATCTCACCCAAAACTACTCTTAGCAGCCCTATTCCTCAACTTGATAAAACCAATCTTAATAACAACAATATTAATATTTTAATCAGCCATATCAATAGTATAGATCCTGAAAGTTTATCCAGCATTATCTATACCTCAGGAACCACTGGTCAGCCTAAAGGCGTGATGCTCAGCCATAAAAATATTTTTTTTAATGCTTGGCACTGTTCACGGGTGGTTGATGATATTGGTCCCAACGATTGTCATTTAGCGTTTCTTCCTTTATGCCATGCATTTGAGCGTACTGCAGCAAGCTATACCTGTATGATGACTGCCTGTAAAATCGCTTTTGCGGACGATATCAATAAAGTTTCCATTTATTTGGGTCAGGTCAACCCTAGTCTCATGTTTACAGTGCCCAGAGTTTTAGAAAAAGTCCACACTGCCATTTTAAATAAACTTCATCCCATGCCATTAAGAATAGGAAAACTGATTTTACAGTATATTGAACTCAACAGTGACCCCGTCAACATGAGCAATATGAAGTTTTCACAGAAACTACTGTTGGCATTATTGAAAAAAACTTTTTTTAAACGCATTGCCCATAAATTTGGCAAGCGTTTGCGCTATATCGTTTCTGGTGGTGCTGCACTTAATCCTGATCTATCAAAATTTTTTAAAGGTATTGGCTTAGTTATTCTCCAAGGATATGGACAAACAGAAGCTTCACCGGTTATCAGCACAAATAGACCCGATAACCCAAAAACAGATACTGTTGGCCCACCTTTACCTGATGTGATTTATAAAATTGACCCAGAAAGTCATGAACTTATGGTTAAAGGTCCAAGCATCATGATGGGTTATTATAAAAACGACGAAGCCACGCAGAACGCTTTTTCTGAAGATGGCTACTTAAAAACTGGCGATATCGCACAAATTGATGCGGATGGGCATATTGTTATTACCGATCGCATCAAAGATATTATTGTTAGCTCCGGGGGTAAAAATATTGCCCCAAGCCCCATAGAAAATGCTCTAAAAAGCAACCCATATATTGAAAATGCTTGCGTCATTGGTGAAGGTAGAAAGTACTTATCTGTCCTTATTGCTCCGGATCATCATGGTCTAGAACAATGGATAAAACGTAGGCAATTGAAACACCTTCTTGAACTCAATTCTAATGAGCGCCTACAACAACCCGAGATTTTAAAGCACTATCAGGCAATCATTGATACTATAAACGACTCTCTGGCCTCATATGAAACACTTAAATATTTTACTTTACTTGAAGAAGCTTTTTGTCAGGAAAACAATACCCTTACCCCAACATTAAAACTCAAACGAAAAGAGATCAGACAACACTATAAACAGCAAATTGATGCAATGTATCGTTAA